ATGACAGCCCCTGAAACGACTTCAACCCGTCCGTATCTGCTGCGGGCTTTGTTTGAATGGTGTACCGACAATGGCTTGACGCCGCATATCGCCGTGCGTGTGGATCGCAGCACCCAGGTGCCCATGGAGTTTGTACGCGACGGCCAGATCGTGCTCAACATCAGCTACGACGCGACCAGCGGCCTGCTGATCGGCAACGAGTACGTGGAATTCAAGGCACGCTTTGGCGGCCAGTCTCGGGAAATCATGGTGCCCGTGGCAAACGTCATGGCCATCTATGCCCGCGAGACCGGCCAGGGCATGGCCTTCCCGCCTGAGGAGGACGAAGTCTCCGAGGATGGCGATGTGCCATTGATGGACGATAGCGAGCCCGATATGGAGT
This DNA window, taken from Comamonas testosteroni TK102, encodes the following:
- a CDS encoding ClpXP protease specificity-enhancing factor — protein: MTAPETTSTRPYLLRALFEWCTDNGLTPHIAVRVDRSTQVPMEFVRDGQIVLNISYDATSGLLIGNEYVEFKARFGGQSREIMVPVANVMAIYARETGQGMAFPPEEDEVSEDGDVPLMDDSEPDMESDEESSAERVVQLVPVKAEAEASGEEDAPRTPPPAGGRPALKRVK